One region of Limnospira fusiformis SAG 85.79 genomic DNA includes:
- the ppc gene encoding phosphoenolpyruvate carboxylase translates to MSSLVQSSEPIPSAVVSSNVTAGASELLLRNRLKIVEDLWESVLRQECGEQLVDLLLQMRSMTSPEGQASPDLQANVWQIIKELDINAAIRAARAFALYFQLINIVEQHYEQREQELAYAQIKQQGAPESPADKSNRSIFETRHQRFSTAEETPVELLNQTSQRQNDRDLATFHNLFPMLQRLNVPSQVIQRLLNQLDIRLVFTAHPTEIVRHTIRTKQRRIAKILQQLDTVDESYGKVDNKDPEATGLVKTWTGELQEQLTEEIRLWWRTDELHQFKPTVLDEVEYSLHYFQEILFDVIPQLYQRIKQTLHPCFPHLKPPNYDFCKFGSWVGADRDGNPSVTPEVTWKTACYQRGMIIDKYIQAVDHLSQLLSLSLHWSDILPELLESLDRDQVQLPEVYDQVAIRYRQEPYRLKLCYIHKRLQNTRDRNQRLSTSNEVERERERIVTKENAGSLYNSGSEFLKELKLIERNLLATGIQCRDLENLICQVEIYGFYLARMDMRQESSVHSTALNEIVDYLQLLARPYDDLTEAERTLWLITELQTRRPLIPAELPFSQKTCETINTFRVMRELQQEFGQEICQTYIISMSHDVSDLLEVLLLAKEAGLYDPATGIGNLQVVPLFETVEDLKKAPSVMKDLFELPLYRALLAGGYQKYQQVSQDINASLQEIMLGYSDSNKDSGFLSSNWEIHKAQKALQTLAESYYVSIRIFHGRGGSVGRGGGPAYKAILAQPGKSINGRIKITEQGEVLASKYSLSQLALYNLESVATAVIQASLLHTGFDEIEPWNQIMEELSVRSRSCYRALIYEQPDLVDFFEQVTPIQEISQLQISSRPARRQSDKKKDISGLRAIPWVFSWTQSRFLLPSWYGVGTAIEQFIQEEPQENIKLLRYFYIKWPFFRTTLSKVEMTLAKVDLEMAHHYVRELSHPKDRDRFEDLFERIAKEFNLTRQMVLEITGQQQLLDNDPVLQRSVRLRNGTIIPLGLLQVSLLQRLRHHGTSATPGVIHSRYSKGELLRGALLTINGIAAGMRNTG, encoded by the coding sequence ATGAGTTCACTGGTCCAATCCTCAGAACCAATCCCTAGCGCAGTAGTGTCATCTAACGTCACTGCAGGAGCTTCTGAACTGTTGTTAAGGAATCGCCTAAAAATTGTCGAAGATTTATGGGAAAGTGTCCTACGTCAGGAGTGCGGAGAGCAATTGGTAGATTTACTTCTACAGATGCGATCGATGACCTCACCAGAAGGACAAGCATCGCCGGATTTACAAGCCAATGTCTGGCAAATTATCAAAGAGCTTGATATCAATGCAGCCATTAGAGCAGCGCGAGCATTTGCCTTGTATTTTCAACTGATCAACATAGTCGAGCAACATTATGAGCAGCGCGAGCAAGAGTTAGCCTATGCTCAGATCAAACAACAAGGAGCACCAGAGAGTCCCGCCGACAAGTCGAATCGCTCCATTTTTGAAACTCGTCATCAGCGCTTTTCCACAGCCGAAGAAACACCAGTGGAGCTATTAAATCAAACTAGCCAACGCCAAAACGATCGCGATTTAGCCACATTCCATAACCTATTTCCGATGCTGCAAAGGCTAAACGTCCCCTCCCAGGTGATTCAGCGGCTACTAAATCAACTCGATATTAGGTTAGTATTCACAGCTCACCCCACAGAAATTGTACGCCATACAATCCGCACCAAACAGAGGAGGATAGCCAAAATTCTCCAGCAACTAGACACAGTAGACGAAAGTTATGGCAAAGTAGACAATAAAGATCCCGAAGCCACCGGGTTAGTAAAAACTTGGACAGGTGAACTACAAGAACAACTAACCGAAGAAATAAGGCTGTGGTGGCGTACTGATGAACTGCACCAGTTTAAGCCCACAGTTTTGGATGAAGTCGAATATAGTTTGCACTATTTCCAGGAAATCTTATTTGATGTAATTCCCCAACTGTACCAAAGGATTAAACAAACCCTACACCCCTGTTTTCCGCACCTGAAACCACCCAACTACGATTTTTGTAAATTTGGGTCTTGGGTGGGAGCCGATCGCGATGGTAACCCGTCAGTCACCCCAGAAGTCACCTGGAAAACAGCCTGTTATCAACGGGGTATGATTATAGACAAATACATTCAGGCTGTTGATCATCTAAGTCAACTGTTGAGCCTATCTCTGCATTGGAGTGACATTTTACCAGAATTACTCGAATCTCTAGATCGCGATCAGGTACAACTTCCAGAAGTTTATGATCAGGTAGCCATCCGCTATCGCCAAGAACCCTATCGGCTCAAACTATGCTACATACACAAGCGCCTACAAAATACCCGCGATCGCAATCAGAGACTTTCTACCAGTAACGAAGTAGAAAGGGAACGCGAGCGCATTGTCACCAAAGAAAACGCCGGAAGTCTGTACAATTCAGGCTCGGAATTTCTGAAGGAATTAAAGCTAATCGAGCGGAACCTACTAGCCACAGGTATCCAATGCCGAGATTTAGAGAACCTCATCTGTCAGGTAGAAATTTACGGCTTTTATCTAGCGCGGATGGATATGCGGCAGGAATCCTCCGTACATAGTACAGCCTTAAATGAAATTGTAGACTATCTGCAACTACTAGCCAGGCCCTACGATGACCTCACCGAAGCCGAGCGCACCCTGTGGCTAATCACAGAATTGCAAACCCGCCGCCCCCTAATTCCCGCCGAGTTACCCTTTTCCCAAAAAACCTGTGAAACCATTAACACTTTCCGGGTCATGCGAGAATTACAGCAGGAATTTGGTCAAGAAATTTGCCAGACCTATATTATCAGCATGAGTCATGATGTTAGTGACCTGCTAGAGGTGCTGTTGTTAGCCAAGGAAGCTGGACTGTATGATCCGGCGACAGGAATTGGTAATTTGCAGGTAGTACCCCTGTTTGAAACGGTAGAGGATCTTAAAAAAGCTCCCTCAGTAATGAAAGACCTGTTTGAGTTACCCCTATATCGCGCACTGCTTGCGGGTGGCTACCAAAAATATCAGCAGGTCAGCCAAGATATAAACGCCTCCCTACAGGAGATTATGTTAGGTTACTCGGACAGCAATAAAGATTCGGGGTTCCTCAGTAGCAACTGGGAAATTCACAAAGCCCAGAAAGCCCTACAAACCTTGGCGGAATCTTACTATGTCAGTATTCGCATCTTCCACGGTCGCGGTGGCTCTGTGGGACGCGGCGGCGGACCGGCTTACAAAGCAATTTTGGCTCAACCCGGTAAAAGTATTAATGGCCGCATTAAGATTACCGAACAGGGAGAGGTTCTCGCCTCCAAATATTCTTTGTCTCAACTGGCTCTGTACAATTTAGAGAGTGTAGCCACAGCGGTGATTCAAGCCAGTTTACTCCATACCGGGTTTGATGAAATTGAACCCTGGAATCAAATTATGGAAGAGTTATCTGTGCGATCGCGATCGTGTTATCGAGCTTTGATTTATGAACAGCCGGACCTAGTTGATTTCTTTGAGCAGGTAACACCCATTCAGGAAATTAGCCAATTGCAAATTAGCTCCCGGCCCGCTCGTCGCCAAAGTGACAAGAAAAAAGATATTTCCGGTTTACGAGCCATTCCTTGGGTGTTTAGTTGGACTCAGAGCCGCTTTTTGCTACCCTCTTGGTATGGGGTCGGTACAGCCATAGAGCAGTTTATTCAAGAAGAACCCCAGGAAAATATCAAACTGCTCCGTTACTTTTACATTAAATGGCCATTTTTCCGCACTACCCTCTCCAAGGTAGAAATGACCCTGGCTAAAGTTGACCTAGAAATGGCTCATCACTATGTGCGGGAGTTGAGTCATCCTAAAGATCGCGATCGCTTTGAGGATTTATTTGAGCGCATAGCCAAAGAGTTTAATCTGACCCGTCAAATGGTTCTGGAAATTACCGGACAGCAACAGTTACTAGATAATGATCCCGTACTTCAGCGCTCAGTGCGACTGCGTAATGGCACAATTATTCCTCTCGGTTTATTGCAAGTGTCTTTACTCCAGCGCCTGCGTCATCATGGAACTTCTGCTACTCCCGGCGTAATTCATTCGAGATATAGCAAAGGGGAATTGTTGCGCGGTGCTTTATTAACCATCAACGGTATCGCCGCCGGAATGCGTAACACAGGCTGA
- a CDS encoding serine hydrolase domain-containing protein — protein MMALTESLQFLLDEATAEQNVPGGVLYVATPEGKYEIASGFSYVTKRHKVQRRDRFRIGGISQVFVATVVLQLYQNRSLDLEDNLTKWLDQEICDRLENSDKITIRQLLNHSSGLDDYLETDEFQQAASQREKNQFLTAKEAICLADNLESLGVPGAGHCYSNTNYILLELIVEAVTGNPLYQEMRSRIFDPLGLKDTFTEYRETPPPKHKSCQNCISPEKLGTGLGDRGLISSAYDVGKFAETLFMTDELLNEDTFDQMINWFPDNEGGFYGLGVNSWDAKEWGDVWGYTGGIDGYSSALWHLPDEEMTIVVLLDEDTNTTPDYIIERVLAVILEDEF, from the coding sequence ATGATGGCCTTAACTGAAAGTTTACAATTTCTTTTAGATGAAGCGACGGCGGAACAAAATGTGCCGGGGGGAGTTCTTTATGTGGCAACCCCTGAAGGCAAATATGAGATAGCATCGGGTTTTTCTTATGTTACCAAACGCCATAAAGTCCAGCGTCGCGATCGCTTTCGGATTGGTGGTATTAGTCAGGTTTTTGTGGCTACGGTGGTTTTACAATTATACCAAAATCGTAGCCTTGATTTAGAAGATAATTTGACGAAATGGCTGGATCAGGAAATCTGCGATCGCCTTGAAAATAGCGATAAAATTACCATTCGACAATTGCTTAATCATAGCAGCGGTTTAGATGATTACCTGGAAACTGATGAGTTTCAACAAGCCGCTAGTCAACGGGAAAAAAATCAGTTTTTGACGGCTAAAGAGGCTATCTGTTTGGCAGATAATTTAGAATCTCTGGGGGTTCCTGGCGCGGGTCATTGTTACTCGAATACTAACTATATTTTGCTAGAGTTGATTGTGGAAGCAGTAACCGGAAATCCTCTGTATCAAGAAATGCGATCGCGGATTTTTGACCCCCTCGGTTTAAAGGATACCTTTACCGAATACCGCGAAACTCCCCCCCCGAAACACAAGAGTTGTCAAAATTGCATCAGTCCGGAAAAATTAGGCACTGGTTTAGGCGATCGTGGCTTAATTTCCAGTGCTTATGATGTGGGAAAATTTGCCGAAACCCTATTTATGACTGATGAACTCTTAAATGAGGATACCTTTGATCAAATGATTAATTGGTTTCCAGATAATGAGGGGGGTTTTTATGGCTTAGGAGTTAATAGTTGGGATGCTAAAGAATGGGGAGATGTTTGGGGATACACTGGGGGAATAGATGGTTATTCATCAGCCTTATGGCATCTTCCTGATGAGGAAATGACTATTGTAGTTTTGCTGGATGAAGATACTAATACCACTCCCGATTATATCATTGAGCGGGTTCTGGCAGTTATTCTTGAGGATGAATTTTAA
- a CDS encoding DUF3124 domain-containing protein: MKINIFIGAILAVILVACTPQPSTITGQQQSGLESTTTEKFTDAAQTIDISEIQAIAGQTVYIPVYSHIYFRNTQQAYNLASTLSIRNTDPNSPIIITSVSYYNTDGNLVKNYLDSALKMPPLASMEFFIEQSNTSGGSGANFLVEWVSESAVSEPIMESVMIGVSGTQGLAFTSRGQVINNQP; encoded by the coding sequence ATGAAAATCAACATATTTATAGGGGCGATATTGGCGGTGATTTTAGTCGCCTGTACACCCCAACCAAGTACCATAACAGGTCAACAACAATCGGGGTTAGAATCAACTACAACCGAAAAATTTACCGATGCGGCTCAAACCATTGATATTAGTGAAATTCAAGCTATAGCAGGACAAACTGTTTATATTCCGGTTTACTCTCATATCTATTTCCGAAACACCCAACAGGCTTATAATTTAGCCAGTACACTTAGTATTCGCAATACAGACCCAAATTCTCCCATCATTATCACTTCTGTGAGTTACTACAATACTGATGGTAATTTGGTTAAAAATTACCTTGATAGTGCCTTGAAAATGCCACCTCTCGCCAGCATGGAGTTTTTTATTGAACAAAGCAATACTAGCGGGGGTTCTGGTGCTAATTTTCTGGTTGAATGGGTATCAGAAAGCGCCGTTTCTGAACCGATAATGGAATCAGTAATGATTGGTGTATCAGGAACCCAGGGGTTAGCTTTTACCAGTCGAGGACAAGTAATTAATAATCAACCATAG
- a CDS encoding potassium/proton antiporter, producing MIAIEYLSIAIAILLLASVIASKAAIHLGVPSLLLFLMIGIVTGSEGIGAIEYNNPELTRTIGDMALTIILFSGGLDTKWAKIRPVLIPGLTLATVGVGLTTLLLGIFAWFMLGSFSTFNIGVRGINLTEGLLLGAIISSTDAAAVFSILRSGNLGLRGNLQPLLEFESGSNDPMAALLTIEIVQILEQGQFSLWSLILSVIMQMLMGLAMGYGLGKGTVWAIRSMNLTAEGLYSVMTLALTLLTYGLSTVVGGNGFLAAYIAGLVVGNSHLPSAGKNIFSFYEALAWLMQIIMFLNLGLLVIPSQLIPIAAVGIAMGLFLIFVARPIATLSCLSLVKMPIKEKLFVSWVGLRGAVPIVLATFPLTAGIQGANQIFHVIFFMVIVSLLVQGLSLSPLAKKLDLMAESEN from the coding sequence ATGATTGCGATCGAATATTTATCTATTGCCATTGCTATCCTGCTGTTAGCTAGTGTCATTGCTAGTAAAGCTGCCATTCACTTAGGTGTTCCTAGTTTGCTACTGTTCCTAATGATTGGAATTGTCACGGGTTCCGAAGGTATAGGCGCTATTGAATATAACAATCCCGAATTAACCAGGACTATCGGAGATATGGCGCTGACTATTATTTTATTTTCCGGCGGACTAGATACTAAGTGGGCGAAAATTCGTCCCGTGTTAATTCCCGGACTCACTCTCGCTACAGTAGGAGTCGGGTTAACCACTCTTTTATTAGGGATTTTTGCTTGGTTTATGCTGGGTTCCTTTTCCACCTTTAATATTGGCGTAAGAGGAATTAATTTAACTGAAGGATTATTGTTAGGGGCGATTATTTCTTCTACTGATGCAGCCGCCGTATTTTCAATTTTGCGATCGGGTAATTTAGGTCTGCGGGGAAATCTGCAACCTTTGCTAGAATTTGAATCTGGCAGTAATGACCCCATGGCCGCTTTACTAACTATTGAAATCGTGCAAATCTTGGAACAAGGGCAGTTCTCATTGTGGTCTTTAATCCTATCGGTGATTATGCAAATGTTGATGGGCCTGGCGATGGGATATGGCTTGGGCAAGGGGACAGTTTGGGCCATTCGTAGCATGAATTTAACTGCTGAAGGGCTATATTCTGTAATGACACTCGCTCTAACTTTGCTGACCTATGGTTTAAGTACCGTTGTCGGTGGTAATGGTTTTCTGGCTGCTTATATAGCAGGTTTAGTGGTTGGCAATTCCCACCTTCCTAGTGCAGGAAAAAATATTTTTAGTTTCTATGAAGCCCTAGCTTGGCTGATGCAAATTATCATGTTCTTAAACCTAGGATTGCTAGTGATTCCGTCCCAACTTATTCCTATCGCTGCGGTGGGAATAGCAATGGGTTTATTTTTAATTTTCGTGGCGCGTCCCATTGCTACCCTTTCTTGTCTATCATTAGTAAAGATGCCAATAAAAGAGAAACTATTTGTTTCTTGGGTAGGTTTACGGGGGGCTGTTCCCATTGTTTTAGCAACTTTTCCTTTAACCGCTGGTATTCAAGGTGCTAATCAGATTTTTCATGTCATCTTTTTTATGGTGATTGTATCTTTACTGGTTCAGGGTCTATCCCTATCACCTCTAGCTAAGAAACTTGATTTAATGGCGGAGTCGGAAAATTAA
- a CDS encoding DNA phosphorothioation-associated putative methyltransferase — translation MNNHDVIQCSSDSWDFAINHRPTTGLNVHPTADDLILYLAQKAIEFQLPPQINRFSDLSTQWHEEIDRTFGSYQQACVRVNQLLLALHQLRAIAHCCHQSPIGKKLPAALYVHISALNRLDPLLRLYEHLARQALNPVPPTTLIKFHTDKPIISYLFYPDFDTDAHPDLATSYQVIVPRGRVNFSNYTNSNNPPILHRKETFVAADYPLYDSFYQLTQMEEKLGLLSKKTRLYSSIGTRQGWLNHLVRCGVAIQDHQVVYLSDQEWETATITPRIERHKAAIIRKSLSRPVRLALEAGLFRENSSFFDYGCGYGGDLKQISDRGYLSAGWDPYYSPETAQIVSEIVNLGYVINVIECQVERREALIRSWELTERVLIVAAQILIDDCDRGIIAYGDGVITNRNTFQKYYQQEELKIYIDQVLNVDSIPIDLGVYLVFRDESEAENFRASRFRSRVSSPRICVQVKRFEEYQELLQPLIEFLCDRGRLPVGSELPQTSEIEAEFGTIKRAFKVIMQATNSQEWEKVADRRRQDLLVYLALSQFGKRPKLSDLSAQVKNDIKGLFGSYKKACALADVMLYSMGNPDIIAECCYHSEIGQKRPNSLWVHISALEKLDPLLRVYEGCAHQTIGRLEGTTLIKFHIKTPKITYLFYPDFDTNPHPVLQTKMAIDLRDLQVSYRSYQGANAPILYAKEAFVTPDYPSYEKFAKLTCQEQDWGLLDDKSAIQTLGGWLKCLEEHCAEIRGHRVYWRSDADPYQVKLMKSARRNRRPKSQSVDDHTGTENQETTPSEE, via the coding sequence ATGAACAACCATGATGTCATTCAGTGTAGCAGTGACAGTTGGGATTTTGCCATCAATCACCGCCCAACAACGGGTTTAAATGTTCACCCCACCGCCGATGATTTGATTTTATACTTAGCCCAGAAAGCGATTGAATTTCAGCTTCCCCCCCAGATTAACCGATTTAGTGACCTTTCGACACAGTGGCATGAGGAAATCGATCGCACTTTTGGTAGCTACCAGCAAGCCTGTGTGAGGGTTAACCAGCTTTTACTAGCCCTTCATCAACTTAGGGCGATCGCCCATTGTTGTCACCAAAGCCCCATTGGTAAAAAACTCCCCGCCGCGCTGTATGTGCATATTTCTGCCCTTAACCGCCTTGACCCGCTGCTGCGCCTGTATGAACATCTAGCCCGCCAAGCGCTTAACCCAGTTCCCCCCACAACTCTGATTAAATTTCATACGGATAAACCGATTATTTCTTATTTATTTTACCCAGATTTTGATACAGATGCTCACCCGGATTTAGCCACGAGTTATCAAGTGATAGTCCCTAGGGGTAGAGTAAATTTTTCTAACTATACTAACAGCAATAACCCGCCTATCCTACACCGTAAAGAAACTTTTGTGGCGGCGGACTATCCCCTTTATGACAGTTTTTACCAATTAACCCAGATGGAGGAAAAGCTAGGATTGTTGAGTAAAAAAACTCGACTTTATAGCAGTATTGGAACCCGCCAAGGTTGGTTAAATCATCTGGTTAGATGTGGTGTGGCGATTCAGGATCATCAGGTGGTGTATCTGTCTGATCAGGAATGGGAAACAGCTACGATTACTCCTCGCATTGAACGCCACAAAGCTGCGATAATTCGGAAAAGTTTATCTCGCCCTGTACGCCTGGCGCTGGAAGCGGGATTATTTCGGGAAAATAGCAGTTTCTTTGATTATGGTTGTGGTTATGGAGGTGATTTAAAACAAATAAGCGATCGCGGTTATTTATCAGCAGGTTGGGACCCTTACTATTCCCCAGAAACTGCCCAAATTGTATCGGAAATTGTGAATCTGGGTTATGTGATTAATGTGATTGAATGTCAGGTGGAAAGACGGGAAGCATTAATTCGGTCCTGGGAGTTAACGGAAAGGGTGTTAATTGTGGCAGCGCAAATTTTGATTGATGATTGCGATCGTGGTATTATTGCTTATGGAGATGGGGTGATTACTAATCGCAATACTTTTCAAAAGTATTACCAGCAAGAGGAGTTGAAAATCTATATTGATCAGGTTTTGAATGTGGATTCAATCCCGATTGATTTGGGTGTTTATTTGGTATTTAGAGATGAATCAGAAGCTGAGAATTTTCGCGCCTCCCGATTTCGATCGCGAGTTTCTTCTCCCCGCATTTGTGTCCAGGTTAAGCGTTTTGAAGAATATCAAGAACTCCTGCAACCTTTGATAGAGTTTTTGTGCGATCGCGGTCGGCTTCCGGTGGGGTCAGAACTGCCACAAACTTCCGAAATTGAGGCAGAATTTGGAACTATTAAACGCGCTTTTAAGGTAATTATGCAAGCCACTAACTCACAAGAATGGGAAAAAGTAGCAGATCGTCGTCGCCAAGATTTGCTGGTTTATCTAGCCCTCAGTCAGTTTGGAAAACGTCCGAAATTGTCGGATTTATCTGCACAGGTCAAAAATGACATTAAAGGGTTATTTGGTAGCTATAAGAAGGCTTGTGCTTTGGCTGATGTCATGCTTTATAGTATGGGGAACCCTGATATAATTGCTGAATGCTGTTATCATAGCGAAATAGGTCAGAAGCGCCCAAACTCCCTTTGGGTTCATATTAGCGCCCTAGAGAAACTCGACCCCCTGTTAAGGGTGTATGAGGGTTGCGCCCATCAGACGATTGGACGCTTAGAAGGAACAACGTTGATTAAATTTCATATTAAAACGCCGAAAATAACCTATTTATTTTATCCTGATTTTGATACTAATCCTCATCCGGTCCTACAAACCAAAATGGCGATCGACCTGCGAGATCTCCAGGTCAGTTATCGAAGTTATCAGGGTGCTAATGCTCCGATTCTTTATGCTAAGGAAGCCTTCGTTACCCCAGACTATCCCTCGTATGAAAAGTTTGCTAAACTTACCTGTCAGGAACAAGACTGGGGGCTTCTGGATGACAAATCAGCTATTCAAACCCTCGGAGGTTGGTTAAAATGTCTGGAGGAACACTGCGCGGAAATTCGAGGACATAGAGTTTATTGGCGATCGGATGCTGATCCTTATCAGGTTAAACTGATGAAATCAGCCCGCCGAAATCGTCGCCCAAAATCCCAATCTGTGGACGACCATACCGGAACAGAAAACCAGGAAACCACACCCAGTGAGGAGTAA
- a CDS encoding pentapeptide repeat-containing protein has translation MNAETLLASYAQGERDFHKAILIGAQLQGADLNSINLNKTNLMNATLTQANLSLAEMIKANLINADMGHANLRGADLTKAYLNGANLMGASLNKAKLFSTSMGGVNLIYAQLIGADLRQANLTQSKLIGANLSNANLQDAQLNNTNLIGADIRGSMLLNVDFRGANLSSTLINDDTQLDPKWRVIWKISNHGGQKHDLTNADLTEANLIGVNLKEANLKGADLRGANLSGAFLTNAQVEGAQFKGAIGLSENAKFDLKIRGAIVD, from the coding sequence ATGAATGCTGAAACATTACTAGCATCTTATGCTCAAGGGGAGCGAGATTTTCACAAGGCTATTTTAATTGGCGCTCAACTTCAAGGGGCTGATCTTAATAGCATTAATCTGAATAAAACTAATTTGATGAATGCTACTCTTACTCAAGCGAATTTAAGTCTAGCAGAAATGATAAAAGCTAATTTAATTAATGCGGATATGGGTCATGCTAATCTCCGGGGTGCAGATTTGACCAAAGCCTATTTGAATGGGGCTAATTTGATGGGGGCTTCTTTGAATAAGGCTAAACTATTTAGTACCAGTATGGGTGGTGTCAATTTAATTTATGCCCAGCTAATTGGCGCGGATCTCAGACAGGCTAACTTAACTCAAAGCAAACTGATTGGGGCTAATCTGAGTAATGCTAACCTGCAAGATGCACAACTAAATAATACTAATCTGATTGGTGCAGATATACGTGGTTCTATGTTACTCAATGTTGATTTTAGGGGGGCTAATTTGAGTAGTACTTTAATTAATGATGACACTCAGTTAGACCCTAAGTGGCGTGTGATTTGGAAAATTTCTAATCATGGGGGTCAAAAACATGATTTAACTAATGCTGATTTGACGGAAGCTAATTTAATTGGGGTGAATTTGAAAGAGGCTAATCTCAAGGGCGCAGATTTGCGAGGGGCTAATTTGAGTGGCGCTTTTTTGACTAATGCTCAAGTAGAAGGCGCTCAATTTAAAGGGGCGATTGGACTTTCGGAAAATGCCAAGTTTGACCTGAAAATTCGGGGGGCAATTGTTGATTAA
- a CDS encoding UbiD family decarboxylase: MARDLRGFLKILEERGQLRRISALVDPDLEIAEISNRMLQCGGPGLLFENVKGAAYPVAVNLLGTEQRVCWAMNMEQPQELEELGKKLGMLQQPKPPKKISQAIDFGKVLFDVVKAKPGRNWFPPCQEVVIEGEEVDLTKIPMIRPYSGDAGKIITLGLVITKDCETGTPNVGVYRLQLQSHNTMTVHWLSVRGGARHLRKAAENGKKLEIAIALGVDPLIIMAAATPIPVDLSEWLFAGLYGGSGVQLAKCKTVDLEVPADSEFVLEGTITPGEVLPDGPFGDHMGYYGGVEDSPLIRFHCVTHRHDPIYLTTFSGRPPKEEAMMAIALNRIYTPILRQQVSEICDFFLPMEALSYKAAIISIDKAYPGQARRAALAFWSALPQFTYTKFVIVVDRNINIRDPRQVVWAIASKVDPSRDVFILPHTPFDSLDFASEKIGLGGRMGIDATTKIPPETEHEWGEALESDPDVAKMVERRWAEYGLGDLNLNEVDPNKFGYEMNYIQ, from the coding sequence ATGGCACGAGATCTGCGGGGATTTTTGAAAATATTAGAAGAACGGGGACAGTTACGAAGAATTAGCGCCCTGGTAGACCCGGATTTAGAAATTGCCGAAATTTCCAACCGAATGCTACAGTGTGGCGGTCCTGGGCTGTTATTTGAAAATGTCAAAGGTGCCGCTTACCCGGTAGCCGTGAACCTGTTGGGGACCGAACAAAGGGTCTGTTGGGCGATGAATATGGAACAGCCCCAGGAGTTAGAAGAATTAGGTAAAAAACTGGGGATGTTACAGCAACCTAAACCACCGAAAAAAATCTCCCAGGCGATAGATTTTGGTAAGGTTTTATTTGATGTGGTGAAAGCCAAACCTGGGCGGAATTGGTTTCCTCCCTGTCAGGAGGTGGTGATTGAGGGAGAAGAGGTAGATTTAACTAAAATTCCCATGATTCGCCCTTATTCTGGTGATGCGGGAAAAATTATTACTTTAGGATTGGTAATCACTAAAGATTGTGAAACCGGAACTCCTAATGTAGGTGTATATCGCTTACAATTACAGTCTCATAATACCATGACTGTTCACTGGTTATCCGTGCGTGGTGGCGCGAGACATCTGCGGAAGGCGGCGGAAAATGGTAAAAAGTTAGAAATTGCGATCGCCCTAGGTGTTGATCCGCTGATTATCATGGCGGCGGCTACTCCCATTCCCGTAGATTTATCTGAATGGTTATTTGCGGGATTATATGGGGGTTCTGGGGTACAATTGGCTAAGTGTAAAACGGTGGATTTAGAAGTTCCCGCAGATTCAGAATTTGTCCTAGAAGGAACTATCACCCCAGGGGAAGTGCTACCCGATGGACCCTTTGGTGATCACATGGGTTATTATGGGGGTGTCGAAGATTCGCCACTGATTAGGTTTCACTGTGTCACCCACCGCCATGATCCTATTTATTTAACTACTTTTAGCGGACGACCACCCAAAGAAGAGGCGATGATGGCGATCGCCCTTAATCGGATTTATACTCCTATTCTGCGCCAGCAGGTATCAGAAATTTGTGATTTCTTTTTACCAATGGAAGCCCTCAGCTACAAAGCCGCAATTATTTCCATTGATAAGGCTTATCCCGGACAAGCGCGCCGCGCTGCTTTAGCCTTTTGGAGTGCTTTACCGCAGTTTACCTATACCAAATTTGTGATCGTGGTGGATCGAAATATTAATATCCGCGATCCGCGCCAAGTAGTATGGGCGATCGCCTCAAAAGTTGACCCATCAAGGGATGTATTTATTCTCCCCCATACCCCCTTTGATAGTTTAGATTTTGCGAGTGAAAAAATTGGTTTAGGGGGAAGGATGGGTATTGATGCGACCACCAAAATCCCCCCAGAAACCGAACACGAATGGGGGGAAGCCTTAGAATCTGATCCAGATGTCGCTAAAATGGTGGAACGTCGCTGGGCTGAATATGGGTTAGGAGATTTGAATTTAAACGAAGTTGACCCTAACAAATTTGGCTACGAAATGAACTACATTCAGTGA